The DNA window AGGACCACTTCACTTGTTACTGGTTTCTTCAACTACCCACTTACAATTTGATCTTTCATGAACATACTCATTTTGTTAGGGAATACTCTAGGTGTGTTCTGAGCTGGTGCAAGAATTTTCTCTATTTGCAGTTGATGGTTCAACATCTTGGTGAGCAGTTTGTACATTTGACTTAATTAAGCCTAACAAAAGAATATGATTTAACATAAATTGGGCTATATGTTGAAACAGGTGTAAGCGCTTTCAAATGTCCGTCCATAGCTTCTGCAGTTTGATCATAACTATGATTTAtgcacttttttatttatgtatatatttatctttatatatttatgtatctctctAACTGTTTTAAAGTGTTGCTAATAGAAAATATAACTGCAGAATGTTGTTTTCATTCTGGTTATGAAAATTGAAGGAATTCTTTaaaatgtggtttttttttaggttgatgTAATAAGGTAGGAAAGGGAGTATAAATTGCTTCCCAGACGTTACCTGGGGAACGATCTTTTACCTGTAATCGACAAAAAATGTAGAATCACTGCCGACTCTTGCCAGTGGAACCTTTCAATTTGAAGCCGATGATGCAAGagagatgacgagagagagagagagagagaaatagattgaCAGAGACAGAGGAACAGAGAGAAAACTAgacaacagacaaacagacagagagatagggagaggaaagaaggaatacttccagagagagagagagagagagagagagagagagagagagacacagacagacagactgagaagagaaataaattaacagaggCAAAAAACAGTAAACTAGACAAACAGCCAGAGAGGTAGGGAGATGGGAAAAGGAATTCTTCCAGAAAGAGAGAACAGACTGATACagagatagaaagacagacattAAAATAGACAAGCAGACAGAACAcaggacaaacagacagagatagggagatggaagaaggaagacttccatagagagagagaacactgacaAAGATAGAAAAGCATACATTAGACAAGCAGACAGAAacaagacaaacagacagatagggAGATGGAAGAAGGtgacttccagagagagagagagagaccagacctTTGACAAAAGATAGAAAAACAGGTGAGCAGACAAAAAACAGTAAACTAGACAAACAGACAGGGAGATGGAAGAAGGAATTCttctagagagagaaagacagagagaccaGACTGACAAAGATAGAAAAACAGACATTCAAATAGacgagcagacagaaaaaaaacaaaacatacagacagagaggtAGGGTGATGGAAGAAGGAattcttcctgagagagagagagagagagagaccagactgacaaaagatgaaaaagaaacgaGAGCAGGCGGAGAcaaaaaacagacaaacagacagatagggAGATGGAAGAAGGtgacttccagagagagagagagagagaccagactgACAAAGATAGaaaaacagacaggcagacaaaaaacaagacaaacagacagatagggAGATGGAAGAAGGtgacttccagagagagagagagagagaccagactgACAAAGATAGaaaaacagacaggcagacaaaaaacaagacaaacagacagatagggAGATGGAAGAAGGtgacttccagagagagagaccagcagaCTGAcaaagatagataaacagacattaAAATAGACAAACAGGCAGAAAactagacaaacagacagagatagggagatggaagaaggaagacttccagagagagagagacagacagacaggaacagagagacagacagacagaaataaagagaaacagacagataggaacagagaagagagacaggaatagagagaaacagagacagactgacagaaataaagagaaacagacagataggaacagagaaagacagacagacaggaatagagagatggaagaaggtgacttccagagagagagagagagaccagactgACAAAGATGaaaaacagacaggcagacaaaaaacaagacaaacagacagatgggGAGATGGAAAGAGTGACTTTAGAGAGAAGACCAGACCAGCAAGGCgaaaaacagacattaaaaacagacaggcagacagaaaacaAGACAAACAGGCGGagttgtgagagggtgcgaaagaaagagcaggcagacaggtactgctggtttattgatgttgttgttttagatttagctggccttgtgccagcacgggctcttgctcctagagcagcccgcttataaagcggcgtgcggacgtcagtacaaagacatacaagtgacccgaggtcaattattcACTATGCAAAACAAGACATGTACATACGAATGGCAATGACAACAAAAACAGTAAAGTTAAACACAAAGATGCTggcacatacacaatatacaaaggGCAAAAATGGATGATGGCCAGATGTACATTATAGTAAAAAAGAGGGCTGATTACCCTGACCAAGGGTCAGgcgaaaaggcaccgtagaaaacgggaggttcttcacagaaaacctgTTTAGCGGGGACTTTGCAGAGTGACAAAAGAGTCGATTGTCAGAGAGACAGTCCATTACCCCAGAATTTAACAAACGAACTTCTCTGTGACTTGTCACTCTTATCACTGACTAAGGAGTTGTCAGTATGAATCTGATGTTACATGTTATGGTattatcataacaaaaaaaattagtcatttaTCGAAAAGAACGTCCATAACACCATGGACTctgatttgaaaaatattgaaaaatttttatattccccACAAAAGAAAAGGTCAtttttacaaaaaaggaaaacaataggtATTTTATTACCTGCTTCAAAGTCTCACTGTTGATTAGAGAGGTTAATGTTGGGTTCCTTGGCTAGATGAGTCACTACAAGACggatgaaatcattcatttcataCGAAAGGCCACTGGCATCATGCAGAATTTGTCAAAACGATGGATGGAAAGCTGTGGGATGGTCAAACACACAAATGgaaaattctatatttataaaaaaaactgctctttaattaaaaagacaaaaggaaaattctaaatttgtcaaaaatggaGAGTGACAACTCAAAATTTGTcgaaaaggcaaatgaaaacagatctataccaagaacatttacattttaatatactgtatatacaggatatatatgtatatatatatatatatatatatatatatatatatatatatatatatatatatatatatatatatatatatatatatatatatatatattgtaatatgatgtttagaattttccttttgtcttcaaTTAAGAGCAGTTTTATAAACTGtaaattttccatattattaaatcacaaacaccatatatatatatatatatatatatatatatatatatatatatatatatatatatactcttcactatatatatatatatatatatatatatatatatatatatatatgtatatgtatatatatatatatatgtgtgtgtgtgtgtgtgtatgtatatatatacacacagtaatatgtattacacaaaataaaaatgacttttgagagaaattggaaatataaagatgaaatatcaaaaaatatttgtGGGAAACAGGAGATGATAAGGTAGAATAAAGTAAAGGGCTATTATAACTATGAAAGAAGAAGGGCAGGAGGAGAGACTCTGCTGTCAGGAGTCAAAAGCTGCCTTCCCCACCGAGGCAAGCAAGAAGGGCTCTTCTGGTGGGAGCCAATAGCTGCCCATAACTCCGAGGCTAGCAGAAGGGTTCTACTGGGGAGAGCCAGTGACTGCCCTTCCCCATTTAGGCAGTGGGGCTCCCAGTGGGGCAGCGGCTGCCCTCCCCCGGCAGGCGGAAGGGCTCCCCGGCGAGGGCAGGCTGCCCTCCCACGGCAGGCGGAAGGGCTCCACCCAGTGAGGACCAGTGGCTGCCCTCCCCACCGAAGCGGGCGGAAGGGCTCCACCGGCGAGGACCAGTGGCTGCCCCTCCCCACCGAAGCGGGCGGAAGGGCTCCTCTGGCAAGGACCAGTGGCTGCCCCTCCCCACAGAAGCAGGGAGAAGGGCTCCCAGTAACGGGCGCGGCTGCCCTCCCACGAGCGGCGGAAGGCTCCCGGCGGAGGCGGCGGCTGCCCTCCCCACGACAGGCGGAAGGGCTCCCAGCGGAGGCCCGGCGGCTACCCTCCCCCACCGAAGCAGGCGGGGCTCCCCGGCCCGGGCGGCCCTCCCCCACCGGAAGCAGGAGGAAGGGCTCCCAGCGGAGGCGGCTGCCCTCCCCCACGGGCCAGGCGGAAGGGCTCCCCCGGCGAGAGGCGTGACTCACCCTCCCCACGAAGCAGGAGGCTCCCCGGCGGAGGCCGGCTGCCACCCCCACGAAGCAGGCGGAAGAGGCTCCCCGGCCCGGAGAGCGACTGCCCTCCCCCACGAAGCAGGCGGAAGGGCTCCCAGCCCGGAGGCGGCTGCCCTCCCCACGGGCAGCGGAAGGGCTCTTTGGCGGAGGCAGGCTGCCCTCGCCCACGAGCAATGGAAGGAGCTCCCCAGCGGAGGCCAGCGGCTGCCTCTTCGAAGCAGCGGAGGCTCCCAGCGGAGGCCGGCGGCTGCCCTCCCCACCTGGCTGCGGAAAGGCTCCCAGCGGAGGCCGGCTGCCTCCCCCACGAAGCAGGCGGAAGGGCTCCCCCGGCGGAGGCCGGCTGCCTCCCCCACAGCTTAGCGGAAGGGCTCCCGCGGAGAGCCTGTTGGCTGCCCCTCCCCACGAAGCAAGCGGAAGGGCTCCCCCGGCGGAGGCCGGCGGCTGCCCTCCCCCACCGAAGCAGGCGGAAGGGCTCCCCCGGCGGAGGCCGGCGGCTGCCCTCCCCCACCGAAGCAGGCGGAAGGGCTCCCCCGGCGGAGGCCGGCGGCTGCCCTCCCCCACCGAAGCAGGCGGAAGGGCTCCATCAGTGGAGGCCAGCTTCCCAGCTGAAGCAGGCAGTAGGTCTCCACCAGCGGAGGCCAGCGGCTGCCCTTCCCTGCCACGAAGCAGGCGGGCTCCGCCGGCGGAGGCCAGCGGCTGCCCCTCCCCGCCGAAGCAGGCGGAAGGGCTCCCCCGGCGGAGGCCAGCGGCTGCCCTCCCCCACAGAAGCAGGCAGAAGGGCTCTGCCAGTGGGAGCCAGTGGCTGGTCGGGGGAAACCAGCCATTGGGCCCACTGGCAAAGTCCATCCACCAGTCCTGGTGGGGAAGGGCAGCTGTTAGCCGCCACCGGCGAAGTCCATCCACATGCCCCGATGGGGAAGGGCAGCCGGTAGCCCCCATCAGCGAAGTCCGTCCGCCAACCCCAGTGGGGAAGGGCAGCCGCTAGCCCCCACCGGTGAAGTCCGTCCGCATGTCCCCGGTGGGGAAGGGCAGCCACTAGCCCCCACCGGCGAAGTCCGTCCACATGCTCCGGTGGGGAAGGGCAGCCGCTAGCTCCCACCGGCAAAGTCCATCCACATGCCCCAGTGGGGAAGGGCAGCCACTAGCCCCCACCAGCGAAGTCCGTCTGCATGCCCTGGTGGGAAAGGGCTGCCGCTAGCCCCCACCGGCAAAGTCCATCGGCATGCCCAGTGGCGAAGGGCAGCTGTCTCACTGGG is part of the Macrobrachium rosenbergii isolate ZJJX-2024 chromosome 9, ASM4041242v1, whole genome shotgun sequence genome and encodes:
- the LOC136841996 gene encoding circumsporozoite protein-like produces the protein MAGFPRPATGSHWQSPSACFCGGGQPLASAGGALPPASAGRGSRWPPPAEPACFVAGKGSRWPPLVETYCLLQLGSWPPLMEPFRLLRWGRAAAGLRRGSPSACFGGGGQPPASAGGALPPASVGEGSRRPPPGEPFRLLRGEGQPTGSPREPFR